Part of the Deinococcus fonticola genome, AACCGCTGACGGGGCAGTACCCCCTCACCCTGGTCACGCCGCTGAACCACGAGGAACGCGGCAGCCAGGTCAGTTACCGCCACCCGGACGCCCAGCAGGTCATGAAAAAGCTGATCGAGCGCGGCATCGTCGGGGATTTCCGCACGCCGGACATCCTGCGCTTCGGGTTCACACCGCTGTACCACCGCCACGCAGATGTGGAGCGGGCTGTCCTGGGCATCCGCGCAGTGCTGGAGGGCCAGCCATGAACGACAAGCCGGCCATGAACGACAAGAATTCCGCCGAGCAGGCCTACAGCGACTTTACACGCAGCCTTTCTTACGGGGATTACCTGCACCTGGATGGGATTCATGCCGCCCACCAGCCCATTACCCAGGCGCACGACGAGCACCTGTTCATCGCCGTTCACCACGTCTCCGAGGTGTGGCTGGAGCTGATCGTGCGCGAAATTCAGGCCGCCATGAAGCTGCTGGAACAGGGCATTACCGACGCCCCGCTGAAGATGCTGACCCGCGTGGTGCGGGCGCAGGAGCAGATGACGAACGCCTGGGAAGTCCTGAAAACCATGACGCCCAGCGATTACCTGGAATTTCGCAGCGCCTTTGGGCAGGCGTCGGGCTTCCAGTCACAGAACTACCGCATGGTCGAGTTCCTGCTGGGCAACCGCAACCCCGTGATGCTGCGCCCACACGCGCACCGCCCGGATCTGCATGATCCCCTGAAAGCCGCCCTGGAAGGCCCCAGCGTGTACGACCTGGCCCTGCGCCTGGTGGCCGCGCGTGGCCTGAACGTCCCCGACGAGGTGCTGCAGCGCAACTACGCCGAGAAGTACACCCTGAACGAGGCCGTGGTGGACGCCTGGATCGCCGTGTACCGCGACACCGACACCTACTGGGACCTGTACGAACTGGCCGAAAAACTGATGGACGTGGAAGACAACTTCCGCCGCTGGCGCTTCAACCACGTCACCACCGTGGAGCGCACCATCGGCTTCAAACGCGGTTCGGGCGGCACCAGTGGTGTGGGCTACCTCAAGCAGGCGCTGAACATCGTGCTGTTCCCCGAGTTGTGGGAGGTACGCACGCGGCTGTAAAGCATTTGACAGCAAAGACCAAGAAACATGGTCTTTTCTGTCCGAGCAGACTGGTACAGCTCGCAGAGAGCGAGTGAATTCGGACGAGCAGGACGAACTGGCACAGCCCTGAAGGAGAGAATGGAGTGCTTTGGGATGCCCCTCCACAGCGCGCTCCATTCTTCGTCCTGCTTTAAAGCTCAGGCTTTGCTGGTTTCCGGCACCAGGCGCAGGTGCAGCCAGTAGGTCTGCGGGCCGGCCCTGTCCGCGTAGCGGGCGAACACCTCGTCGAGTTCGGTCCGCATGGCGCAGGCGTCGGCGTAGGACAGTTTCAGGGTGGCCCAGCGGTTGGCCAGCACCGGCAGATTCTCACCGCTGCCGTCCCACACCTGCCCCGGCGCACTGACCAGAAATGCCCCGTAACGGCGCGGTTCTAAAAAGACCTCGCTGCCTTGCAGGCCCACCACGTCCCTCAGGGCATGGGCCACGTGGGCATGAAGCTGCTGTTCCAGCGGCCGGCTGATGATCCCGGCGACGTCTTCCAGCGGCAGCACCTGGGCGGGAATGAAGAAACTGGGGGCGCTCAGGGCGTAGCGCCGGATGGGTCGCCCGGCCCGTTTGTGCTCGGAGTGGACGCGCAGGACACCCATTTTTTCCCATTTGCGAATGCAGCGCAGGGCGCGGTATACGGGCTGCTGCGTCTGCGCCGCCAGTTCGGCGGGACTGAGTGGCCCCTGCCGGAAAGCGGAAAGTTCATTACTGACGACCGCATCGATCAGGGCGCGGGCGGTGGCCTCCGACTGAACGACTCCGTCCGGCAGGCTACTTGCAGGCTGCGCTGGCATGGCCAGTAGAATAGCTGGAGACTGCTGACATGACCACGCCCCCTCCCCCACCCGCCGCACAAATCACCTTGCAGAACACCCAGCCCCTAACCTTCAAAACGGCGGACGGCGCGGTGCTGAGCGGCGAACTGAGTTTGCCGGTCGGCGCGAAACCCGGCCAGCGCTTCCCCACTGTTATCCTGCTGCACGGCAGCGGCCCCAACGACCTGAACGAAACCCTGCCCGCGCAGGTGGCGGGCGTGCCGGGCGGCAGCGCGGTGTTTCTGCAACTCGCGCAGCAACTGAACAGCCAGGGCTTCGCGGTGGTGCGTTTCAACAAGCGCGGCGTGCTGGGCGTGGGGCCACAGGTACTGCCGGCGGCGCAGCGCATGGGCGCGGCCTTTACGGTCAGCGGTTACCTGAAGGACGCGCTCACGGTGCTGAACCACACCCGCACCCTCAGCGCCGTGAACCCCGCGCAGGTCTACCTGCTGGGCCACTCGGAAGGCACCATGCTGGCCGCCAGCCTTGCCCGCCAGCACCCCCAGCTGGTGCGCGGCCTGGTGCTGATCGGTACGGTCGGCCATTCCTTCCGTGACACCCTGCATTTTCAGCTGGTGGATCGCCCCCTGGCGCAACTGCACCAGCTGTTCGACACCGATAGGGACGGTTTCCTGACCATTCCCGAGCTGCTGGACACCTTCAAAAAATTGGGCATTCCGCCGGCCAGTCAGGCGGACGGTCTGGGCCTGGTGCCCAAAGGAGACTCGTGGGTGTTCGCGCCCAGCCTCAACCCGGACGCGCAGGGCCGCGTGAACATTGACCGTGACCTGAAAGCGCACCTGGAAGCGCTGTTTGCTCCGTTCCCCAACCTGCCCGGCCTGCCCGCGCAGGAGGTACTGTACCTCTCGGACGCCGAGAAATTCGGCTCCGTCACCACCTTGCTGCCCGGCTACCAGGGCCCGGTGCTGATGCTGCACGGCGAACTGGACGCCCAGACTGTTCTGGACGGCGCCCGGAAAGCCTTACAGGCCGTGCAGGCCAGCGGCAACACCCAGGCGAAACTGATCGTCTACCCCGGCCTGGGCCACTCGCTGGCCCCCATGAAGGGCGGCATCCCCACGCTGGGGCCGATGGAGGCCCGGCCGCTGAACGACCTGACCGACTGGCTAAAGCAACTCAGCGCCAAGTGAAGCCCGCCATACCGGAATCAGCTCCGGCGCACTGACTTCCTGCGGCACGGGCCAGCCGAGGGACTGCGCGAGCTGGGCCAGAACCTGCCGGGGGTTCTCGCCCCGTTCGCGTAAATCCTTGACGGGCGGTGCGCCGCCGCGTTTGGCGAGGCGTTCGCCGTGGTAATCGGTCAGCAGCGGAACGTGAAAGTAGCGCGCGGTCGGGTAACCCAGCGCCTGTTGCAGCGCCATTTGCCGGGGCGTGGCCGGCCACAGGTCGACCCCGCGCACGATGTCGGTCACGCCCATCAAGGCGTCGTCCACCACCACCGCCAGGTGATAGGCGTAAGCGCCGTCGTTGCGGCGAAGAACGAAGTCCCCCACGTCAGCGGCGAGGTGCTGGCACAGCGTCTCCCCTGTCCAGCTGTCATGGGCGCACACCTGCTCGTCAGGCACCCGCCAGCGGATCGCGGCGGGACGCGCCGGGTTGACCGGTTCTGTGCGGCCTGGTGCCGTGCCGCCTAATTTGGGACGACCTGAGCCGGGACGACACGTGCCGGGGTAAACGGGTTCCGCGCCGTGCGGGGCGCCGGCGCTGTCCTGAATGGCGGCCAGCACTTCCCGGCGCGTGCAGGTGCAGGGGTAGGTGTCCAGTCGCGCCAGCGCCTGCGCGTACAAGTCCAGTCGCTGCGACTGAATGAACTCCGTGTCCCAGTCGAGGCCCAGCCATTCCAGGTCGCGCCGCGTGCAGTCGAAGGCCCATTCCCGCACGCGCCCCACGTCCAGATCCTCGAAGCGCAGGAGATGGGCTCCACCAAGTGAACGGGAGTGCAGCCACGCCAGCAAAGCCGTCCGTGCATTCCCCAGGTGCATCGCCCCGGTCGGACTCGGGGCGAAACGGCCCACACGGAAGGGTGAGGGAATCACTTCCAACGTACCTGCCCCCTGCTCATCTGATAGGCCGTCAAGAAAACCCCAAACAGCATTCCCAGCATCATGGCAAAAACAAGGAGGGTGTTCCACGGAAACCAGCGTCCGACAAAGGACTGTGCAGGATTTTCCGGCTGATAGTACACCTTCACAGTGGCCCCTGTCTCGTGAGGAACCTTACTGAACGCCCAACAATCCTGCCCTTCCACGCCCATTTCAGTGCCTTCATAGGGTTGTGCATTCACCACGTACCGGTAACGGTAATGGCAGGTGTCATGTTTTTGGCCGTCAATTCGTTCAGACTGCACCACCACTCCCTGAACAGTTGGGTAAGTGGCCGAGTGGTAGTACTGGCTGACACTTTCTTTCAGGCCCGTGCCCGAAAGCCACAGGAACAGCAGCAGAAACCAGCCACCGAAGAAAAAGCCGAGGCACCCGGTGCTTAGCCCCGTGACACAACCGGGAGAGAAGGACGGCACTTTCACTAGCGACTCTTCAAGTCCGTCCAGATGCGGTCGTACAGGCGCGGCGGGTTGCCTCTGGGGAGTTCGTTGATGAATTCGATGCGTCCGCTGGCGAATTCCCCGGCGGGGGGGTTGAAGGCAGGTTGATCCTTGAGGAACGGGTCGAGCAGCGGCTGGGCCCTGGCGTTCGGATTGCCGTAATACGTGTAGTTGCTGATGGCTGCGCTCACGCCGGGTTGCAGCACGTAATCCATGAACTTGCGGGCCAGCGCGGGGTTGGGGCTGCCGCGCAGGATGACGAGGGTATCGGTGCTGATGGTGGTGCCCTCCCGGGGAATGAAGACGTGCAACTTATCGTTCTCGGCGGCGCCCTGCAGCAGGTCACCGACGTAGATCTGTCCCAGGTCGATGCTGCCCGCCAGCAGTTTGTTCCGAATTTCCGGGCCGCCCGCGAAGGACTCGAACCCCCTTTTCTGCACGGTTTTGCGCAGCAGGTCGCGGGCAGCGCGCAGTTCCTCGGGTTTCGTGGCGTTCACGGAGTAGCCCAGATACTTGAGGGCCGCGCCGATCACCTCGCGGGGATCGTCCAGCAGGGCGAAACGGATGCTGTCCT contains:
- a CDS encoding polyamine ABC transporter substrate-binding protein, giving the protein MKRALLLALLLLTACHRVEKKDTATEGNGTTTPKPTLKDDGKTLRIFMWSDYIDPEIVKDFETANGVNVVIDTYESNEAMIAKLQGGGASYDLANPSNYVVQTMVRAKLLQPLQKEQLSNFRNLLPGFVSPNFDRGNEYSIPYQFAATGLAYNSARFTPPRMSWNLIFGPQDSIRFALLDDPREVIGAALKYLGYSVNATKPEELRAARDLLRKTVQKRGFESFAGGPEIRNKLLAGSIDLGQIYVGDLLQGAAENDKLHVFIPREGTTISTDTLVILRGSPNPALARKFMDYVLQPGVSAAISNYTYYGNPNARAQPLLDPFLKDQPAFNPPAGEFASGRIEFINELPRGNPPRLYDRIWTDLKSR
- a CDS encoding alpha/beta fold hydrolase → MTTPPPPPAAQITLQNTQPLTFKTADGAVLSGELSLPVGAKPGQRFPTVILLHGSGPNDLNETLPAQVAGVPGGSAVFLQLAQQLNSQGFAVVRFNKRGVLGVGPQVLPAAQRMGAAFTVSGYLKDALTVLNHTRTLSAVNPAQVYLLGHSEGTMLAASLARQHPQLVRGLVLIGTVGHSFRDTLHFQLVDRPLAQLHQLFDTDRDGFLTIPELLDTFKKLGIPPASQADGLGLVPKGDSWVFAPSLNPDAQGRVNIDRDLKAHLEALFAPFPNLPGLPAQEVLYLSDAEKFGSVTTLLPGYQGPVLMLHGELDAQTVLDGARKALQAVQASGNTQAKLIVYPGLGHSLAPMKGGIPTLGPMEARPLNDLTDWLKQLSAK
- the gluQRS gene encoding tRNA glutamyl-Q(34) synthetase GluQRS is translated as MGRFAPSPTGAMHLGNARTALLAWLHSRSLGGAHLLRFEDLDVGRVREWAFDCTRRDLEWLGLDWDTEFIQSQRLDLYAQALARLDTYPCTCTRREVLAAIQDSAGAPHGAEPVYPGTCRPGSGRPKLGGTAPGRTEPVNPARPAAIRWRVPDEQVCAHDSWTGETLCQHLAADVGDFVLRRNDGAYAYHLAVVVDDALMGVTDIVRGVDLWPATPRQMALQQALGYPTARYFHVPLLTDYHGERLAKRGGAPPVKDLRERGENPRQVLAQLAQSLGWPVPQEVSAPELIPVWRASLGAELL
- the kynA gene encoding tryptophan 2,3-dioxygenase, translating into MNDKPAMNDKNSAEQAYSDFTRSLSYGDYLHLDGIHAAHQPITQAHDEHLFIAVHHVSEVWLELIVREIQAAMKLLEQGITDAPLKMLTRVVRAQEQMTNAWEVLKTMTPSDYLEFRSAFGQASGFQSQNYRMVEFLLGNRNPVMLRPHAHRPDLHDPLKAALEGPSVYDLALRLVAARGLNVPDEVLQRNYAEKYTLNEAVVDAWIAVYRDTDTYWDLYELAEKLMDVEDNFRRWRFNHVTTVERTIGFKRGSGGTSGVGYLKQALNIVLFPELWEVRTRL
- a CDS encoding DUF3592 domain-containing protein, encoding MKVPSFSPGCVTGLSTGCLGFFFGGWFLLLFLWLSGTGLKESVSQYYHSATYPTVQGVVVQSERIDGQKHDTCHYRYRYVVNAQPYEGTEMGVEGQDCWAFSKVPHETGATVKVYYQPENPAQSFVGRWFPWNTLLVFAMMLGMLFGVFLTAYQMSRGQVRWK